In Serratia liquefaciens ATCC 27592, the genomic stretch CCAACTGCACTAACGCGACGGTACGGGACTTATTGATAGGTGATAATGCGCGTTGGCAATAGTCACTGATATGAATTTTATTAACCCTATCAAATGCTTGGCTTAATTCCGATAATGCCTGACCTAGCGCATTGAATTCGCACTGAATACCTCTTTGTGATTAATAAACCGCACATTTTGACTGTCACTCGTCGTCCATGAGTTTTATCCTCGAACCATTAGGATTTGTATGATTTATAGAAATACATTCACATGGAGGAGGTCTCATGCGTTTTGACAATAAAGTGGTAGTGATCACCGGTGCAGGCAATGGGATGGGAGAGGCGGCAGCGCGTCGTTTTTCTGCCGAAGGGGCTACCGTGGTATTGGCTGACTGGGCGAAAGAGGCGGTGGACAAAGTTGCCGCTTCGCTGCCAAAAGGCAAGGCACTGGCGGTACATATTGACGTTTCCGACCACGTTGCGGTTGAAAAAATGATGAATGAGGTGGCCGAAAAATTAGGCCGCATCGACGTGCTGCTCAATAACGCAGGCGTGCACGTGGCCGGCAGCGTATTGGAAACCAGCGTTGCCGACTGGCGACGCATTGCCGGGGTGGATATCGATGGCGTGGTATTCTGTTCCAAATTTGCCATGCCGTATCTGCTGAAAACCAAAGGCTGCATCGTTAACACCGCGTCGGTTTCCGGGCTAGGTGGTGACTGGGGCGCGGCGTACTACTGCGCGGCGAAAGGGGCGGTGGTTAACCTGACGCGTGCCATGGCGCTGGATCATGGCGGTGACGGTGTGCGGGTCAACTCGGTATGTCCGAGCCTGGTGAAAACCAATATGACCAACGGCTGGCCGCAGGAGATCCGCGACAAGTTTAACGAGCGTATTGCGTTAGGCCGAGCGGCGGAGCCGGAAGAGGTGGCGGCAGTAATGGCATTTCTGGCCAGTGACGACGCCAGTTTTATCAATGGTGCCAACATCCCGGTAGACGGCGGGGCGACCGCCTCTGACGGCCAGCCGAAGATTGTTTAAGCGGTAATTTCGGGCCCGGTGGTATACCGGGCCCGATAGCGTTACACCCCAATCCGATCCCGCAGCTGGTAGTAAGCTGCACCAATCGCGGTGAAAGGAATTTGCAGGTTGCGACCGCCGAAGAACGGCAGGTGCGGCAGCTTGGCAAACGCATCGAACCTTTCCGCATCGCCGCGCATCAGCTCGGCAATCAGTTTGCCCGCCAAATGAGTACAGGTCACCCCGTGGCCGCTGTAGCCCTGCATGTAATACACGTTATTTTCCAGCCGACCAAACTGCGGCATGCGCGACAGCGTCAGCAGGAAATTACCGGTCCAGCGATAGTCGAGACGCACGCCTTTGAGCTGCGGGAAAGTTTTCAGCAGCTTTGGCCGGATCAGATTGTCGATATCGTCCGGATCGCGGGCGCCATACACTACGCCGCCGCCGTACAACAGGCGGTTATCGCCGGTGATACGGTAATAATCGAGCAGGTAGTTACAGTCTTCGACGCAGTAATTTTGTGGGATCAGCGATCGCGCCACTTCCGGCGCCAGCGGTTCGGTAGCCACCACCTGGGTGCCGCATGGCATGCTACGTTTCGCCAGCCGCGGTTCCAGCTTATCGCCCAGATAAGCGTTGCCGGCGACAATCACATAACGTGCTGTCACCTGGCCGTTGGCGGTGCTGACGATTGCCGGTTCGCCATGACGGATGTGGGTGACCGCAGACTGTTCGAAGATCCGTCCACCCTGCAGGCGAATGGCTTCGGCTTCACCGAGCGCCAGATTCAGTGGGTGAATATGGCCGCCGCTGTGATCCAGCAGCGCGCCGACGTAGCGCTCGCTATCGACCTCCTGGCGGATACGCTCGGCGTCCAGCAATTCAAGCTGGGTATTGCCGTAGCGCTCCCAGTGCTGTTTTTGTTCGATCAACGCATGATATTGCCGGTTGTTCAGCGCGGCGAAGATGCCGCCAGGGCGATAGTCACATTCGATGGCGTACCGTTGGATACGGCTGCGAATGATCTCTGCGCCTTCAAACATCATGCTGCCGAGCAGGCGGGCGCTTTCGGCGCCATAACGCTGTTCAATGACGTCGATATCGCGGCTGTAGGAGTTCACCAATTGCCCGCCGTTACGTCCGCTGGCACCGAAACCGATGCGGGCAGACTCCAGCACCACCACGTTGTACCCCGCCTCTACCAGAAACAGCGCCGATGACAAACCGGTGTAGCCGCCGCCGACGATACAGACGTCGCATTCAATGGATTCATTCAGCTGCGGGTAGGGCGCGTGGTTGTTGGCCGAAGCCGCATAATAGCTTTTTACGTGTTCAGTCATGATCTCTGCCCTTATTCCAATGAAATCCAGGTGGTTTTCAGCTCGGTGAATTTGTCCAGTGCGTGCAGTGACTTGTCGCGGCCGTTACCGCTTTGTTTGTAACCACCGAAAGGAACGGTCATGTCCCCGTCGTTGTAGTTATTGACGAACACCGTGCCGGCTTTTAGCTGACGCGCCAAACGATGGGCACGGGACAGGTCGCGGGTCCAGATTGCAGCCCCCAGGCCGTAGTCGCTGTCGTTAGCCAACTGCATGGCCTGCTGCTCGCCGCTAAACGAAGTGACCGCCAATACCGGGCCGAAGATTTCGTCGCGCGCCACGCTCATGGCGTTGTCTACCTGGGTGAGAATAGTTGGGCCGAGATAACCGACGTGTTCGCCTTGCGGATGATCGCGACCGTCGAGGAACAGCGCAGCGCCCTGAGTCAAACCCTGTTCGATATAGTCGGCCACTTTCTCGCAGTGGCCCTGATCAATCAGCGTGCCCATCACCGTCGCCGGATCGAGCGGATTGCCTGGTGCAAAGGCTGCTGCATGGCGGCGCAACGCCTGTAAAAATTCTTGCTGTATGCTCTCTTCCACCAACAGCCGAGTACCGGCGATGCACACTTGCCCCTGGTTATAAAAAATCCCGGCGGCAGCGCTTTGCGCGGCCTTATCCAGATCCGGGCAGTCGGCAAAGATGATATTGGCGCTTTTGCCACCGGCTTCCAGCCAGACGCGTTTCATATTGGATTGGCCGGCATAGATCATCAGTTGTTTGGCCACTTGCGTTGAACCGGTGAAGGTCAGCGCGTCGACGTCGTTATGCAGCGCCAGCGCTTTACCGGCATCGTGACCATAACCGGGAACGATATTCAGCACGCCGTCCGGCAGCCCGGCCTGCTGCGCCAGTTGCCCCAGATAGATCGCGCTCAGTGGCGATTTCTCTGAAGGTTTGAGGATCACGCTGTTGCCGGTGGCCAGCGCCGGACCGAGCTTCCAGCAGGCGAGCAATAACGGGAAATTCCACGGCACGATGGCGCCGACCACGCCAATGGGTTCGCGTTCGATTAACGCCAGCGCATCGCTGCCGGTAGGGGCGATTTCGCCATAAACCTTATCGATCGCTTCGGCATACCAACGCAGGCAACGAATAGCACCGGGCACATCATCACGCAGGCTGTGACGAATCGGTTTGCCGGTGTCCAGCGTTTCCAGCAGCGCCAGCTCTTCGTGGTGTTGTTCCATCAATGTCGCCAGCTTGAGCAGCGTCGCCTTGCGTTGCGACGGGGCCGCGCGCGACCAGTCGCCACGCTCAAACACCTCGCGGGCGGCGCTGACCGCCAGGTCAATATCTACGCTGCTTCCTCGGGCCACCTGAGTCAGCTCTCGCTGACCGGCAGGATCCTCCACGGCAAAGGTTTCGCCTTCGGCCGCCTGCTGATAGCGGCCATTGATAAACAGTCGGTTCTCAATATTCAGGGCTTGCGCCCGGTGTTGCCAATACTGCAGGTGGTGGAAGTCCATACCTTGCTCCGTTGATCAGAATGTCGTCGGCGTATGGGCGCTGATAATCCGGCAAATCCGCGCCGACGTGTTGCTGAAACTGTGGGGAATGCCGGTGTTGATGGCGTAGCTCTGGCCGGCCAGCAGGGGATAAGCCTGCCCGTTGACCTGCAGTACGACTTCGCCTTCCAGCAGGGTGCCGATCTCTTCCCCCTGATGCTTGATGCGTTCACCGGTGGTGGTACCCGGCTCATAGGTTTCGATCATCATCGCCAGGGTGCGATTAGGATCGCCGTTGTGGATCAGTTTCATAGAAACCCCCTGGCTGCCAATCTCGATCAGATCCTGGTAGTCGATAACAATCCGTGGCTCGGCCGGCTTCTCCGGTTCGGCGAAAAATGCCGACAGGGACAGCCCGTACACCGTCAGCAGCTTTTGTAAGGTGCTGATGGCCGGACTGACCTTGTCCTGTTCGATGGTGCTGATGGCGCTGTGAGTTAACCCAGACAGTTCGGCCGCGCGGCGCTGCGATAATCCCAATTGCTGGCGGATTTGCGACAGACGTTTGCCCGGTGCCAAGCTGACATCGCTCATGGGCGTTTTTCCTTTTGATAGTTCCGGCAGGCGCTAATGAAACCTTCAAACAGCAGGCGTGACAGGGCATATTCCTCGCTGTTCCATTCCGGGTGCCATTGCACGCCCAGCGCAAAGGGCTGATCGCGCAGGCTGATGGCTTCTACCAACCCGTCGGCGGCGTGAGCTTCGATACGTACGCTGGATCCCAGCGTCTTCGCGCCCTGGCCATGCAGTGAGTTCACCCAGAATCTGTTGCAATCCGGTATCAGTTGCGAGAGTAAGCCCCCTTCCTGAACGATGACTTCGTGGGCAGGGGCATATTGCTGTTCGAGCGGCAGGTCGTGATCTTCACGGTGTTCCAGCAGTTCGGGCAGTTCATACAGCCGGCGGTGCAGGGTACCCTGGGTGGCGACCACCATTTCCTGCATGCCACGGCAAATGGCGAAAAGGGGAATGCGCCTGTCGAGCGAGTGGCGGATCAGCGCCAGGCTCAATTCGTCTCGCCCGGGGTCGGCGTCAGGCTCATCGCCGTTTTCACCATAAAGGTGCGGCTGCACATTACTGGGGCTGCCTGGCAACAGAATGCCATCGAGTTGTGGCAGTAACTCTTCGAGCAGTTTCGGTTCTGCCAGCGCGTGTGGCAGGGCTATCGGCAACCCGCCCGCAGCGATAACGGCATTTAGGTACTTTTCTTGCAAGGTCTGAGTGAGGTGCCCGTTTAACCTATACCTGCACATCACTACGCCGACCACTGGTCTGTTAAATATATTGCCCATGCTGTCCCCTTGGTATGTTCGAAATTATGAACGATAAGCTTCTCCACTGCCGTTTCCGTTCAATATTTTATAAATCTAGCA encodes the following:
- a CDS encoding SDR family NAD(P)-dependent oxidoreductase, yielding MRFDNKVVVITGAGNGMGEAAARRFSAEGATVVLADWAKEAVDKVAASLPKGKALAVHIDVSDHVAVEKMMNEVAEKLGRIDVLLNNAGVHVAGSVLETSVADWRRIAGVDIDGVVFCSKFAMPYLLKTKGCIVNTASVSGLGGDWGAAYYCAAKGAVVNLTRAMALDHGGDGVRVNSVCPSLVKTNMTNGWPQEIRDKFNERIALGRAAEPEEVAAVMAFLASDDASFINGANIPVDGGATASDGQPKIV
- a CDS encoding NAD(P)/FAD-dependent oxidoreductase, with translation MTEHVKSYYAASANNHAPYPQLNESIECDVCIVGGGYTGLSSALFLVEAGYNVVVLESARIGFGASGRNGGQLVNSYSRDIDVIEQRYGAESARLLGSMMFEGAEIIRSRIQRYAIECDYRPGGIFAALNNRQYHALIEQKQHWERYGNTQLELLDAERIRQEVDSERYVGALLDHSGGHIHPLNLALGEAEAIRLQGGRIFEQSAVTHIRHGEPAIVSTANGQVTARYVIVAGNAYLGDKLEPRLAKRSMPCGTQVVATEPLAPEVARSLIPQNYCVEDCNYLLDYYRITGDNRLLYGGGVVYGARDPDDIDNLIRPKLLKTFPQLKGVRLDYRWTGNFLLTLSRMPQFGRLENNVYYMQGYSGHGVTCTHLAGKLIAELMRGDAERFDAFAKLPHLPFFGGRNLQIPFTAIGAAYYQLRDRIGV
- the puuC gene encoding aldehyde dehydrogenase PuuC, translated to MDFHHLQYWQHRAQALNIENRLFINGRYQQAAEGETFAVEDPAGQRELTQVARGSSVDIDLAVSAAREVFERGDWSRAAPSQRKATLLKLATLMEQHHEELALLETLDTGKPIRHSLRDDVPGAIRCLRWYAEAIDKVYGEIAPTGSDALALIEREPIGVVGAIVPWNFPLLLACWKLGPALATGNSVILKPSEKSPLSAIYLGQLAQQAGLPDGVLNIVPGYGHDAGKALALHNDVDALTFTGSTQVAKQLMIYAGQSNMKRVWLEAGGKSANIIFADCPDLDKAAQSAAAGIFYNQGQVCIAGTRLLVEESIQQEFLQALRRHAAAFAPGNPLDPATVMGTLIDQGHCEKVADYIEQGLTQGAALFLDGRDHPQGEHVGYLGPTILTQVDNAMSVARDEIFGPVLAVTSFSGEQQAMQLANDSDYGLGAAIWTRDLSRAHRLARQLKAGTVFVNNYNDGDMTVPFGGYKQSGNGRDKSLHALDKFTELKTTWISLE
- the puuR gene encoding HTH-type transcriptional regulator PuuR, with the translated sequence MSDVSLAPGKRLSQIRQQLGLSQRRAAELSGLTHSAISTIEQDKVSPAISTLQKLLTVYGLSLSAFFAEPEKPAEPRIVIDYQDLIEIGSQGVSMKLIHNGDPNRTLAMMIETYEPGTTTGERIKHQGEEIGTLLEGEVVLQVNGQAYPLLAGQSYAINTGIPHSFSNTSARICRIISAHTPTTF
- the puuD gene encoding gamma-glutamyl-gamma-aminobutyrate hydrolase, with amino-acid sequence MGNIFNRPVVGVVMCRYRLNGHLTQTLQEKYLNAVIAAGGLPIALPHALAEPKLLEELLPQLDGILLPGSPSNVQPHLYGENGDEPDADPGRDELSLALIRHSLDRRIPLFAICRGMQEMVVATQGTLHRRLYELPELLEHREDHDLPLEQQYAPAHEVIVQEGGLLSQLIPDCNRFWVNSLHGQGAKTLGSSVRIEAHAADGLVEAISLRDQPFALGVQWHPEWNSEEYALSRLLFEGFISACRNYQKEKRP